A window from Amblyomma americanum isolate KBUSLIRL-KWMA chromosome 7, ASM5285725v1, whole genome shotgun sequence encodes these proteins:
- the LOC144099148 gene encoding isocitrate dehydrogenase [NAD] subunit gamma, mitochondrial-like: protein MASSVRLLRNVSQSAHRMLLPAGTTNSSRKYFSGEAQPQHATAKAKYGGRFMVTMLPGDGIGPELMKHVREVFRYAGVPVDFEEVHLDSTQDDLENVDEAIIAIKRNGVALKGNIETRHNSPSAKSRNVELRLRLKLFVNVIHCKSMPGVPTRHNNIDIVLIRQNTEGEYSCAEHESVPGVVESLKLITREKSEEIAQYAFEFARQNGRKKITAVHKANIMKLSDGLFLKCCTEVSKLYPEIEFDNMIIDNCSMQLVSNPSQFDVLLLPNLYGNILTNIACGLVGGPGITSGRNYGHEYAVFETGTRNTGKSIAGKNIANPLAMMNASVDLLDHLGLKSDATVIRNAIDKTLNVDKVHTPDLGGQASTRDVINNIIKEVQESTKL, encoded by the exons ATGGCAAGCTCGGTGCGTTTGCTGAGGAATGTGTCTCAATCTGCGCATCGCATGCTGCTTCCTGCAGGAACTACGAATTCATCGCGAAAG TACTTTTCAGGAGAAGCACAGCCACAGCACGCAACTGCAAAGGCAAAGTATGGAGGGCGCTTCATGGTCACAATGCTGCCTGGTGATGGAATTGGCCCAGAGTTAATGAAGCATGTCCGTGAAGTTTTCCG GTATGCAGGAGTGCCTGTTGACTTTGAAGAAGTTCACTTGGACTCCACTCAGGACGACCTGGAGAACGTCGACGAAGCCATCATAGCCATCAAGAGAAACGGTGTTGCGTTGAAAG GCAACATTGAGACAAGGCACAACTCGCCCAGTGCCAAGTCCCGCAATGTGGAGCTACGCCTGCGCCTTAAGCTGTTTGTCAATGTGATCCACTGCAAGAGCATGCCCGGCGTCCCCACTCGCCACAATAACATTGACATTGTGCTCATCCGCCAGAACACTGAGGGAGAGTACAGCTGTGCTGAACACGAG AGCGTCCCAGGAGTAGTGGAGAGCTTGAAGTTGATTACTAGAGAGAAGTCAGAAGAGATCGCACAATACGCTTTTGAATTTGCCCGACAAAACGGCAGAAAGAAGATAACAGCCGTGCACAAGGCCAACATCAT GAAACTGTCTGATGGTTTGTTTCTGAAATGCTGCACAGAGGTTTCCAAGCTCTACCCAGAGATTGAGTTTGACAACATGATCATCGACAACTGCAGCATGCAG CTTGTGTCAAACCCATCACAGTTTGATGTGCTGCTTTTGCCCAACCTCTATGGAAACATCCTTACCAACATTGCCTGTGGTCTCGTTGGTGGACCGGGCATAACCTCTGGAAGGAACTATGGCCACGAGTACGCCGTGTTTGAAACG GGAACACGCAACACCGGGAAGTCTATCGCTGGCAAGAATATTGCCAACCCCTTGGCTATGATGAATGCCAGTGTGGACCTCCTGGATCATTTGGG ATTGAAAAGCGATGCTACTGTGATAAGAAATGCAATTGACAAGACACTGAATGTTGACAAG gTTCACACGCCTGACCTTGGTGGTCAAGCGAGCACCCGAGATGTCATCAATAACATCATTAAGGAAGTTCAAGAGAGCACGAAGCTTTAG